A stretch of the Rosa rugosa chromosome 5, drRosRugo1.1, whole genome shotgun sequence genome encodes the following:
- the LOC133712631 gene encoding probable splicing factor 3A subunit 1, translated as MIGSILPLPAPPTDGNLGPLPLAQVTEVKNEENELNEELNRANSVPVSVATHTRTIGIIHPPPDIRNIVDKTSQFVAKNGPEFEKRIIASNNGNPKFNFLSSSDPYHAYYQHRLSEFRAQAQSSGQQPSLEPDDSAAPESGLPAPAADGEAETTKPDPSAQFRPVRKVLEPPEAEQYTVRLPEGITGEELDIIKLTAQFVARNGKSFLTGLTSREINNPQFHFLKPTHSMFMFFTSLADAYSKVLMPPKGLTEKLKKGVADMTTVLERCVHRLEWERSQEQARQKAEDEIEQERIQMAMIDWHDFVVVETIDFADDEDEDLPPPMTLEEVIRRSKVTDMEEDIIEPGKEMEMEMDEEEMQLVEEGMRQARLEESNEQKNENKVTDDPEPPMRIVKNWKRPEERIPAERDPTKVVISPITGELIPINEMSEHMRISLIDPKYKEQKERMFAKIRETTLAQDDEISRNIVGLARTRPDIFGTTEEEVSNAVKAEIEKKKDEQPKQVIWDGHTGSIGRTANQAMSQNINGEDQNDVNNLPGPAAPPPRPGVPSIPRPLPPPPGLALNLPRVPPNTVQYSAPSSGGLPVPQLRPPVQYSSVRPPGPPMPMSSGQQSLLVNRPPPMHPSMSMNAPSNPVPPPPGSQFTPMQAPRPYMQMMPPPPSMQMMPPPPMPHGMMPPPPPPEEAPPPLPEEPEPKRQKLDDSMLIAEDKFLAQHPGPLRITVSVPNVDEGNLKGQLLEITVQSLSETVGSLKEKISGEIQLPANKQKLSAKPGFLKDNLSLAYYNVGAGETLALSLRERGGRKR; from the exons ATGATCGGTTCCATATTACCCTTGCCAGCTCCTCCTACTGATGGAAACCTGGGGCCTTTACCGCTAGCCCAGGTCACTGAAGTGAAGAATGAAGAGAATGAATTGAACGAGGAGCTGAACAGAGCCAACTCGGTGCCTGTCTCAGTTGCTACGCATACTAGGACGATTGGTATCATACATCCTCCTCCCGATATCAGAAACATTGTTGACAAAACTTCCCAGTTTGTCGCAAAGAATGGACCAGAATTTGAGAAGAGGATTATAGCTAGTAATAACGGAAATCCAAAGTTTAACTTTTTGAGTTCCTCAGATCCGTACCATGCCTATTATCAGCACCGGTTGTCTGAATTTCGTGCCCAGGCTCAGTCTTCTGGCCAGCAACCTTCTTTGGAGCCTGATGATTCTGCTGCACCTGAATCAGGCCTGCCAGCTCCAGCTGCTGATGGTGAAGCAGAAACAACTAAGCCTGATCCCTCTGCCCAGTTTAGACCGGTACGAAAAGTTCTTGAACCACCAGAAGCCGAGCAGTATACTGTTAGGCTTCCAGAAGGGATTACTGGAGAAGAATTGGATATTATTAAGCTCACAGCCCAGTTTGTTGCTCGAAATGGGAAATCATTTTTGACAGGATTGACAAGCAGAGAGATCAATAACCCCCAGTTCCATTTTCTGAAGCCTACCCATAGTATGTTCATGTTTTTCACTTCTCTGGCCGATGCATATTCGAAGGTCTTGATGCCTCCAAAAGGTTTGACAGAGAAGCTTAAGAAAGGTGTTGCAGACATGACAACTGTGCTTGAACGCTGTGTGCATCGGCTGGAGTGGGAGCGATCTCAAGAGCAGGCAAGGCAGAAGGCTGAAGATGAGATAGAGCAGGAAAGGATACAAATGGCTATGATTGATTGGCATGATTTTGTTGTGGTTGAAACAATAGACTTTGCtgatgatgaggatgaggatttACCTCCTCCAATGACCCTTGAGGAGGTTATAAGAAGAAGCAAGGTTACAGATATGGAAGAAGATATTATTGAGCCTGGAAAGGAGATGGAAATGGAAATGGATGAAGAAGAAATGCAGCTTGTTGAAGAGGGCATGAGGCAAGCAAGACTTGAAGAGAGCAATGAACAGAAGAATGAGAATAAGGTAACAGATGATCCTGAACCCCCAATGAGAATTGTGAAGAACTGGAAGAGACCTGAGGAGAGGATTCCTGCTGAAAGAGATCCAACAAAGGTTGTCATTTCCCCGATTACTGGGGAGCTTATCCCTATCAATGAGATGTCTGAACATATGAGAATTTCGCTCATTGATCCAAAATACAAAGAGCAAAAAGAAAGGATGTTTGCGAAGATTAGGGAGACTACTCTTGCTCAGGATGATGAAATCTCAAGGAACATTGTGGGCCTTGCACGAACCCGTCCGGATATTTTTGGTACTACAGAGGAAGAAGTTTCTAATGCTGTCAAGGCTGAGatcgagaaaaagaaagatgagCAACCAAAGCAGGTCATATGGGATGGTCACACTGGAAGCATTGGCCGTACAGCAAATCAGGCCATGTCACAGAATATCAATGGAGAGGATCAGAACGATGTTAACAATCTTCCTGGTCCAGCAGCGCCTCCTCCAAGACCTGGTGTGCCTTCAATTCCTCGTCCTCTTCCCCCACCACCTGGTCTTGCCTTGAATCTTCCTCGTGTTCCTCCAAACACAGTTCAGTATTCTGCTCCATCTAGTGGTGGCCTCCCAGTACCTCAACTGAGGCCGCCAGTCCAATATTCATCAGTTCGACCACCTGGACCTCCAATGCCCATGAGTTCTGGACAGCAGTCACTTTTGGTGAATCGACCACCACCTATGCATCCATCAATGTCTATGAATGCTCCTAGTAATCCGGTACCTCCTCCACCTGGTTCTCAGTTTACACCTATGCAAGCTCCCCGGCCTTATATGCAAATGATGCCTCCACCACCTTCAATGCAAATGATGCCTCCACCACCTATGCCTCATGGAATGATGCCTCCGCCACCTCCACCTGAGGAAGCTCCTCCACCGCTCCCAGAGGAACCTGAGCCCAAGCGGCAGAAGCTTGATGACTCCATGCTTATTGCAGAAGATAAATTTCTGGCACAGCATCCG GGGCCTCTTCGTATCACCGTATCTGTTCCCAATGTTGATGAAGGCAATCTCAAAGGACAACTTTTGGAGATCACAGTTCAGTCTTTATCTGAAACTGTTGGAAGTCTGAAAGAGAAAATTTCTGGGGAGATCCAGCTTCCGGCAAACAAACAGAAATTGAGTGCAAAACCTGGCTTTCTCAAGGACAATTTGTCTCTTGCATATTacaatgttggagcaggagaaACGCTTGCTCTTTCATTGAGAGAACGAGGTGGTAGAAAGCGATGA